The segment ATTTTTATAAAATAATTTATTTTTGATGATATTTCTATTTTCTTTCATGCAGTAAATGCTTTTGTATTAGACAAATGAAAAAAATAGAAATATCGCAAAAAGAGATGTTTTTAATTTTGAACTGTTTTCTTAGAGGCACTACATATAATATCAGCTTAAGCAAAAAGCAAAAAGTGGAAAATTTGAAAAGACGCACAAAATTGGATTTATGTTATTATTTCAATACACTATATTTTCTAAACAAATCTGATAATTTGGGAAACAAGTTCGGGGATTTTTACATTTTTTCCATCAAGACAAATTTTTGCTTTTGCGTAATAAACTTCTCTAATTTTTAATGTGTCAGAAATATATTTGGTCAAATCTTTTTCCGACTTATTTTGAATTAAAGGTCTGCTGGTTTTAGATTTTGTAAGCCGGCTAAATAAAATTCCGGGATTGGTTTTTATATAAATTGTAATTCCTGTACGATTCATTTGTTCAATATTATCGTGAAAACATGCTGTTCCACCGCCGGTTGCTACTACAACATTTTCGAGATTGAGGATTTCGTCCAGCGAATTTTTTTCCATATTGCGAAATTCCAATTCTCCATTTCTTCGAAAAATTTCAATTATTGATTTATCGAATTTATTTTCAATATAAACATCCAAATCAATAAATCGGAAATCTAACTTTTTTGCAAGCTTTTCACCAATTTTTGTTTTGCCGCTGCCCATAAATCCTATCAAAAATATTTTCATTTTAGAAATTTATTTTAAGCCTAAAATTGATTCTGAGAATTATGAAATTCCATAAAATAAAACAAATAAACATTTTTTTAGTGGATAAAATAAATTTATCGCTGATAAGTTTTATTTTTGCAGATTGGTTTTCAATTTATTTGAAGAATGGAAATATATTAAATTTTTAGTTATGAAAAATATTGCGATAATAGCACATGATAGATTAAAAGATAAAATTGTGCAATTTTTAAGAGAAAGAGAAGATTGGATCAGACAGGTAAATATTATTTCTACCGGTAGAACTGCCGAATTTGTTGAAAGTAAAAAGGTTGCAAATGTTCAACATTTGCAAAGAGGGCGATCGGGTGGATATAACGAAATTTCAGAAAAAATAAAAAAAGGCGAAATTGATATTGTAATATTTTTCAGAGATTTTGAGGTTGATACTCATCACGAAGATATTCAGAATTTACTTTCTACTTGTAATAAATACGATATTCCTCTTGCTACGAATTATGCAACTGCCGAATTGTTGATTATTGGATATTTAAGAAAACAAATGGCTGAAAAAGCCAATTAGTGTTGTCTAAAAAATAAACTTTAAGTGAAGTTAAGAGCCAGTTATTTTGCTGGTTCTGAAATTTCCGTGGACTTCTAAAAATAGTAAATTTCAAGGCGTAAGAAATTTCAAAACCGTAGTTTACTAATGTAAATGAGGATTTTGAAATTTTGAAACAACGAAGAAATTTGCATTTTTAGAAGTCCCTTTCCTATAAAGAATTAAAGTTTGTTGAGAATTTCAGCAGTTTCTTTTTCGTATCCGGGTTTTTTCAAAAGTGCAAACATATTTCGCTTATAATCTTCAACTCCAGGTTGATCGAAGGGATTAATTCCAAGAGTATAACCACTTAAAGCACAAGCTTTTTCGAAAAAATAAATCAATTGCCCAAGATAATACTCATTGATTTCAGGTAATTCTATTTTGATATTTGGAACTCCGCCATCAATGTGAGCAATACTTGTTCCAAGCTCCGCCATTTTGTTTACTTCATCAACTCTTTTTCCGGATATATAATTCAAACTGTCAAGATTGGCTGCATCTTCAGGAATTATTAATTTGTGTATGTTTTGTTTGACTGAAATTACTGTCTCGAATAGGTTTCTTTTACCATCCTGAATATATTGCCCCATCGAGTGCAAATCGCTTGTGAAATTGACACTTGCCGGGAAAATTCCTTTTCCTTCCTTGCCTTCGCTTTCGCCAAAAAGTTGCTTCCACCATTCGGCAATAAATTGTAATTTAGAATTGTAGTTCACCAAAATCTCAATTATTTTTCCTTTTTCGTATAGTGCGTTTCTTGCGGCTGCATAAACGGCTGCCGGATTTTTTTCAAATTTAGTATCTTTATGGCATAGCTGTTCCATAAATTTTGCACCTTCAATAAATTGTCTGATATCGAAACCGGCAAAGGCAATTGGAATCAATCCAACAGGAGTTAAAACGGAATATCTACCACCAACATCATCAGGTATGATAAAAGTTTTATAAGATTCTTCTTCTGCCAATTTTCGTAAAGCACCTTTCGATTTATCAGTGATTGCAACAATTCTTTTGCCTGCATCGGTTTTGCCATATTTTTTTTCGATATGTTGTTTTAAAAACCTAAAAGCAATCGCCGGTTCGGTTGTAGTTCCCGATTTTGAAATTACGGCAATTGCATACGATTTTTTATTCAGAAATTCGAGCAATTCGAAAAGGTAATCTTCTGAAATATTGTGG is part of the Bacteroidota bacterium genome and harbors:
- a CDS encoding shikimate kinase, which encodes MKIFLIGFMGSGKTKIGEKLAKKLDFRFIDLDVYIENKFDKSIIEIFRRNGELEFRNMEKNSLDEILNLENVVVATGGGTACFHDNIEQMNRTGITIYIKTNPGILFSRLTKSKTSRPLIQNKSEKDLTKYISDTLKIREVYYAKAKICLDGKNVKIPELVSQIIRFV
- a CDS encoding methylglyoxal synthase; translated protein: MKNIAIIAHDRLKDKIVQFLREREDWIRQVNIISTGRTAEFVESKKVANVQHLQRGRSGGYNEISEKIKKGEIDIVIFFRDFEVDTHHEDIQNLLSTCNKYDIPLATNYATAELLIIGYLRKQMAEKAN
- a CDS encoding glucose-6-phosphate isomerase, giving the protein MKIELNINKISDFVTNNEISEYSKKVEKSNNLLSNKTGAGSDFLGWHNLPSAITEKEITEIEETVALFKNKIEVLVVIGIGGSYLGAKSIIEALKPDFQISNKKPHSPKIVFAGHNISEDYLFELLEFLNKKSYAIAVISKSGTTTEPAIAFRFLKQHIEKKYGKTDAGKRIVAITDKSKGALRKLAEEESYKTFIIPDDVGGRYSVLTPVGLIPIAFAGFDIRQFIEGAKFMEQLCHKDTKFEKNPAAVYAAARNALYEKGKIIEILVNYNSKLQFIAEWWKQLFGESEGKEGKGIFPASVNFTSDLHSMGQYIQDGKRNLFETVISVKQNIHKLIIPEDAANLDSLNYISGKRVDEVNKMAELGTSIAHIDGGVPNIKIELPEINEYYLGQLIYFFEKACALSGYTLGINPFDQPGVEDYKRNMFALLKKPGYEKETAEILNKL